The Methylobacterium currus genome contains a region encoding:
- a CDS encoding Zn-dependent hydrolase — MTTNLSVNGNRLWDTLMVSAGIGTGPRGGLRRLTLTEPDRVMRDQLKAWAEEGGYPLTVDGLGNMVLRRAGTEPDLPPVVIGSHLDTQWAGGRFDGILGVLAGLEILRTLDDLGIATRRSIEVVNWTNEEGARFSPPMLCSLAWSGQATPDWVENRRDRDGIRFGDALDGIGYRGSAPVGGRTIDAYFELHIEQGPALDRAGVPVGIVTGGYPSCGMRIAVEGATAHTGPTPMSERHNALVGAAMVAVAVNDIGWAHADTDAKATAARLDLVPNLPGTLSEYAELFIDMRAPKLETLEAMKASLRAALPDCAARSLTQISIAEEWGFGVFSFDDGLIGTLRETAGRLEIPTMDLRSQAGHDAYHVARVAPACMIFTPCRDGITHNEAEDIALEPTLPGVNLLLHAALARANR; from the coding sequence ATGACCACCAACCTTTCCGTGAACGGCAACCGGCTGTGGGACACCCTGATGGTGTCGGCCGGCATCGGCACCGGGCCCCGGGGGGGCTTGCGGCGCCTGACCCTGACCGAGCCGGACCGGGTGATGCGCGACCAGCTCAAAGCCTGGGCCGAGGAGGGCGGCTATCCGCTCACCGTCGACGGGCTCGGCAACATGGTGCTGCGGCGGGCGGGCACCGAGCCCGACCTGCCGCCGGTGGTGATCGGCAGCCATCTCGACACGCAATGGGCCGGCGGGCGCTTCGACGGCATCCTCGGCGTGCTCGCGGGGCTGGAGATCCTGCGCACCCTCGACGACCTCGGGATCGCGACGCGCCGCAGCATCGAGGTGGTGAACTGGACCAACGAGGAGGGCGCGCGGTTCTCGCCGCCGATGCTCTGCTCCCTCGCCTGGTCCGGCCAGGCGACGCCGGACTGGGTCGAGAACCGGCGCGACCGCGACGGGATCCGCTTCGGCGACGCCCTCGACGGCATCGGCTATCGCGGCTCGGCGCCCGTCGGCGGGCGCACCATCGACGCCTATTTCGAGTTGCACATCGAGCAGGGCCCGGCCCTCGACCGGGCCGGCGTGCCGGTCGGCATCGTGACGGGCGGCTATCCGAGCTGCGGCATGCGCATCGCCGTCGAGGGCGCCACCGCCCATACCGGCCCGACCCCGATGAGCGAGCGCCACAATGCCCTCGTCGGCGCCGCCATGGTGGCGGTGGCGGTCAACGACATCGGCTGGGCCCATGCCGACACCGACGCCAAGGCCACCGCCGCCCGCCTCGACCTGGTGCCGAACCTCCCCGGCACCCTGTCGGAATACGCCGAGCTCTTCATCGACATGCGGGCGCCCAAGCTCGAGACCCTCGAGGCCATGAAGGCCAGCTTGCGCGCCGCCCTGCCCGACTGCGCCGCCCGCTCGCTCACGCAGATCTCCATCGCCGAGGAATGGGGTTTCGGCGTCTTCTCCTTCGACGACGGGCTGATCGGCACCTTGCGCGAGACCGCCGGGCGGCTGGAGATCCCGACCATGGACCTGCGCTCCCAGGCCGGCCACGACGCCTACCACGTCGCCCGGGTCGCCCCCGCCTGCATGATCTTCACCCCCTGCCGGGACGGCATCACCCACAACGAGGCCGAGGACATCGCCCTGGAGCCGACCCTGCCGGGCGTGAACCTGCTGCTCCACGCCGCCCTGGCGCGGGCCAACCGGTAG
- a CDS encoding NAD(P)H-dependent flavin oxidoreductase, translating to MSLPDSLRHALALPVIASPMFIVSGPDLVIAQCVNGIVGSFPALNARPKEALDEWLTQITGALSQAKAADPERIVAPYAVNQIVHASNDRLEHDLTVCAKHRVPIIITSLRAPDAVVSAVHGWGGLVFHDVTTVRHAEKALEAGVDGLILVCAGAGGHAGTLSPFALVGEVRRFYGGPLILSGAITTGDAILAAQAMGADLAYMGTRFIATQEANAAPAYKEMIVGTTAADVLYTPYFTGVPGNYLKPSVTAAGLDPNALPEVDKTKMNFGSGTTKAWRDIWGAGQGVGTIDDAPATAVVIDRLKAEYAAARARLG from the coding sequence ATGTCCCTGCCCGACAGCCTCCGCCACGCCCTCGCCCTGCCGGTGATCGCCTCGCCGATGTTCATCGTCTCGGGGCCGGACCTGGTCATCGCGCAATGCGTGAACGGCATCGTCGGCTCCTTCCCGGCCCTCAACGCCCGGCCGAAGGAGGCGCTGGACGAGTGGCTGACGCAGATCACCGGGGCGCTGAGCCAGGCCAAGGCGGCGGACCCTGAGCGGATCGTCGCGCCTTACGCGGTGAACCAGATCGTCCACGCCTCGAACGACCGGCTGGAGCACGACCTGACGGTCTGCGCCAAGCACCGCGTCCCGATCATCATCACCTCGCTGCGCGCGCCCGACGCCGTGGTCTCGGCGGTGCACGGCTGGGGCGGGCTCGTGTTCCACGACGTCACGACGGTGCGCCACGCCGAGAAGGCGCTGGAGGCCGGCGTCGACGGGCTGATCCTGGTCTGCGCCGGGGCCGGGGGGCATGCCGGCACGCTCTCGCCCTTCGCCCTCGTCGGCGAGGTGCGGCGCTTCTACGGAGGACCGCTGATCCTGTCCGGCGCGATCACCACCGGCGACGCGATCCTGGCCGCCCAGGCGATGGGCGCGGATCTGGCCTATATGGGCACCCGCTTCATCGCCACGCAGGAAGCGAACGCCGCGCCGGCCTACAAGGAGATGATCGTCGGCACGACCGCGGCCGACGTTCTCTACACCCCCTACTTCACCGGCGTGCCGGGCAACTACCTCAAGCCCAGCGTGACCGCCGCCGGCCTCGACCCCAACGCGCTGCCCGAGGTCGACAAGACCAAGATGAATTTCGGCTCGGGCACCACCAAGGCCTGGCGCGACATCTGGGGCGCCGGCCAGGGCGTCGGCACCATCGACGACGCGCCGGCGACCGCCGTGGTGATCGACCGGCTGAAGGCGGAATACGCGGCGGCGCGGGCACGGCTCGGGTAG
- a CDS encoding serine hydrolase domain-containing protein yields MQAEIGNPEAVGLSSERLERIVPWMRGYVAAGKLPGLSVTVARRGQVVFSRQEGLRDLARGLPMEHDTIVRIYSMTKPLTSVAILMLYEEGLFQLDDPITRFLPEFRDMRVLVGGSRAKPETVPAERDITFRDLLTHTSGLSYGFMDATLVDRMYREEGVDFQTAETSLAEVVAKASRLPLLAQPGAEWNYSIATDVLGHLVAVISGQPFDAFLRERIIRPLGMVDTDFHVPPEKIARFASNYALGEGGRLTLIDDAREGRYARPRTVPSGGGGLVSTASDYARFCRFILGGGALDGVRLLGRKTVALMTANHLRGDLADMGQPRFSESSYSGIGFGLGFSVMLDPAKAQILGTPGEVAWGGAASTAFWIDPAEDLFVILLTQLMPSSTWPIRRELRVLTYAAITE; encoded by the coding sequence GTGCAGGCTGAGATCGGAAACCCGGAGGCCGTCGGCCTCTCGTCGGAGCGGCTGGAGCGGATCGTCCCGTGGATGCGGGGCTACGTCGCGGCCGGCAAGCTGCCGGGCCTGTCGGTGACCGTGGCCCGGCGCGGCCAAGTGGTGTTTTCCCGCCAGGAGGGCCTGCGCGACCTCGCCCGCGGCCTGCCGATGGAGCACGACACCATCGTGCGCATCTACTCGATGACGAAGCCGCTGACCTCGGTGGCGATCCTGATGCTGTACGAGGAAGGCCTGTTTCAGCTCGACGACCCCATCACCCGCTTCCTGCCCGAGTTCCGCGACATGCGGGTGCTCGTCGGCGGCAGCCGCGCCAAGCCCGAGACCGTGCCGGCGGAGCGCGACATCACGTTTCGCGATCTCCTCACCCACACCTCGGGCCTCTCCTACGGCTTCATGGACGCGACCCTGGTCGACCGGATGTACCGGGAGGAGGGCGTCGATTTCCAGACCGCCGAGACCTCGCTCGCCGAGGTGGTGGCGAAGGCCTCACGCCTGCCGCTGCTCGCCCAGCCGGGGGCGGAGTGGAACTACAGCATCGCCACCGACGTGCTCGGCCACCTCGTGGCGGTGATCTCTGGCCAGCCCTTCGACGCCTTCCTGCGCGAGCGGATCATCCGGCCGCTCGGCATGGTCGATACCGACTTCCACGTTCCGCCGGAGAAGATCGCCCGCTTCGCCTCGAACTACGCGCTCGGCGAGGGCGGCCGCCTGACCCTGATCGACGACGCCCGCGAGGGCCGCTACGCCCGTCCCCGCACCGTGCCGTCGGGCGGCGGCGGCCTCGTCTCGACGGCGTCCGACTACGCCCGGTTCTGCCGCTTCATCCTCGGGGGCGGGGCGCTCGACGGCGTGCGGCTCCTCGGCCGCAAGACCGTGGCGCTGATGACCGCCAACCACCTGCGCGGCGACCTCGCCGATATGGGCCAGCCGCGCTTCTCGGAATCGAGCTACAGCGGCATCGGCTTCGGCCTCGGCTTCTCGGTGATGCTCGACCCGGCCAAGGCGCAGATCCTCGGCACCCCGGGCGAGGTCGCCTGGGGCGGGGCGGCCTCGACGGCGTTCTGGATCGACCCGGCCGAGGACCTGTTCGTGATCCTGCTGACGCAGCTCATGCCGTCCTCGACCTGGCCGATCCGGCGCGAGCTGCGGGTGCTCACCTACGCGGCGATCACGGAGTGA